The Actinocorallia herbida DNA window GACCGGGGAGGTCGTGCTCGTCGCGGCGCACCGGCAGACGCGGACGGTGAGCGCGGGGGCCGCGGACTGTCCGCTGTGCCCGAGTGAAGCCGGACGACCCAGCGAGATCCCGGCCGCGGACTACCACGTCGCGGTGTTCGAGAACCGGTTCCCCGCGCTGGGCGGAACTGCCGGGGGGCGCTGCGAGGTGGTGTCGTTCTCCAGCGACCACGGCAGGTCGGTGGCCGAACTGCCGGACGAACGGCTCGCGACGATCGGACGCGCCTGGGCCGAACGCACCCGGGCGCTCTCGGCGCTGCCCGGGGTCGAGCAGGTCTTCGTGTTCGAGAACCGGGGCGCGCGCGTCGGGGCCACGCTGGCGCATCCGCACGGGCAGATCTACGCCTACCCCTACCTGCCGCCCGTGCACCGGGCGGTCCTGGAGTCGGCGCGGGCGTTCCGCGACGGGCACGGCGGCTGCCTGCTGTGCGAGATCGTGGCGCGCGAGGCCGCAGGGCCGCGCGTCGTGGCGGAGACGGACGGTTTCGTCGCCTACGTGCCGGAGGCCGCCCGCTGGCCCTACGAGGTGCACCTCGCCCCCCGGACCTGCGCCCCCGACCTCGCCGCCCTCGACGAGACGGCGCGCGCCGACCTGATGCGCCTGTACGGCGAGGTCCTGCGCAGGTTCGCGCACCTCTTCGGCTCCGGCGAGACCCCGTACATGGCGTGCTGGCACCAGGCCCCGGTCCGGCACCGCGCCGACCTGTCGCACTTCTACGCCCAGGTGTTCACCACCCGCCGGGACGTCGACAAGTGGAAGTTCCTCGCCTCCAGTGAGTCGGGCGCGGGGGCCTTCCTCAACGACGTCCTGCCCGAGACCGCCGCGCGGAGGCTGCGCGACGCGTCGACCGATCGGAGCCCCCGTTCATGAATCTGCTGGTCACCGGCGGCGCCGGATACATCGGGAGCGTCGTCACCGCGCAGCTCCTCGCCGAGGGGCACGAGGTCGTCGTGCTCGACGACCTGTCGACGGGCCACGCCGACGCCGTGCCCGAGGGGGCGCGGCTCGTCCGGGGCTCCCTGCGTGAGGCGGCGGAGGCCGTCCTGGCCGAGGGCGGCTTCGACGCGGTGCTGCACTTCGCCGCGAAGTCCCTGGTGGGCGAGTCGGTGGCGCGGCCCGCGCTCTACTGGGACGCCAACCTGGGCGAGTCGCTCGCGCTGTTCGAGGCGATGCGGCGCACCGGCGTCGCGAAGATCGTGTTCTCCTCCACCGCGGCCGCCTACGGCGACCCGGAACGGACGCCGATCCCGGAGGACGCGCCGCCCCGGCCGACGAGTCCCTACGGCGCCACCAAGCTGGCCATCGACGGCGTCCTCACCGCGTACGCCCGGCTGCACGGCCTGGGCGCGGTCTCCCTGCGGTACTTCAACGTCGCCGGGGCGCACGGCCGGTTCGGCGAGCGCCATGCCGTCGAGACCCACCTGATCCCCAATGTCCTGGCCGCGGCGCTGGGGCGGCACGAGGCCGTGCGGATCTTCGGCGCCGACTACCCGACGCCCGACGGCACCTGCGTCCGCGACTACGTCCACGTCGTCGACCTAGGCCGCGCCCACCTGCTCGCCCTCGACGCCTGCGCGCCCGGCGCGCACGTCGTCTACAACCTCGGCAGCGGCGGCGGCCACTCCGTCGGGGAGGTCATCGACGTCTGCCGCGAGGTGACCGGCCTGCCCATCCCGGCCGTCATCGAGGAGCGGCGACCCGGGGATCCCGCGATCCTGGTCGCCTCCTCCGCCGCCATCGCCCGCGACCTGGGCTGGAAGGCCGAGCGCGGCCTTAACGAGATGGTCGCCGACGCGTGGGGGTTCGCGCGGCGATGAACCAGAGCTGGCACGCGCCCGGCCGCGTCAACCTCATCGGCGAGCACACCGACTACAACGAGGGGCTCGTCCTGCCCTTCGCGCTCACCCAGGGCGTCACCGTCACCGGCGCCCGGCGCGACGACGGCGTCCTGGAGATCCGCTCCGGCGACCTCGAGGCCCGCGTCGAGCTGGCCGACCTCTCACCCGGCCGGATCACCGGGTGGGCCGCCTACGTCGCGGGCGTCGCCGGCTGCCTGCGGGCCGCCGGGCACCCCGTCGCGGGGGCGAGCCTGCGCATCGCCTCCGATCTTCCGCAAGGCGCGGGCCTGTCTTCCAGCGCCGCCCTGGAATGCGCCACGGCACTCGCCCTGACCGGCCTGTATGGGCTTGAGCTGGACTGCCGAGAGCTGATCGACCTCACCCGGCGGGCCGAGCATCTGTACGCGGGAGTGCCCTGCGGCGTCCTCGACCAGTCGGCGTCGCTGCTGTGCCGCGGCGACCACGCGCTCCTGCTGGACTGCCGCTCGGGCGAGACCGAGCAGATCCCCTTCCTCCTGGGCGACCACCGGATCCTGGTCATCGACACCGGGGCCGCGCACGACCTGGCCGACAGCCAGTACGCCGCGCGCCGGATCGCCTGCGAACGGGCCGCCGCACGGCTGGGCCTGGCCTCCCTGCGCGAGGTCGCCGACCTCGGCGCAGCACTCGCCGCGCTGGACGACCCTGAGGAGATCCGGCGGGTCCGGCATGTGGTCACCGAGAACCGGCGGGTGGAGAAGGTCGTGCGGGCCCTGCGCGCCGGGGACGTCCCGCGCGTCGGCCCGCTCCTGACCGCCTCGCACCGCTCCCTGCGCGACGACTACGAGGTCTCCTGGCCCGAGGCCGACCTGACGGTCGAGACGGTCCTGGCGGCGGGCGCGCTCGGCGCGCGCATGATCGGGGGCGGCTTCGGCGGCTCCGTCATCGCGCTGGCGCACCGCGACCTGATCCCCGCGCTCGGCCTGGCCGTCGCCGACGCCTACGCCGCACGCGGCCTGCGCCCCGCCCGCCTGCTCGAAGCGGTCGCCGGGCCCGGAGCCCGCGCCCTTGCGTAACAGGGTCGGCCCCGCCTCCCACGATGGAGGGTTCCCCGGCGGGCGGCGGCCATCAGGGCGCGGTCGGTCTCGGCCTCGACGCACCCGCGCCGACTCAGACGATGACGAGTTCGCCGACGTGGGCGGCGAGGTCGGCGCGGGCCTCCTCGGGGAGGCCGTCGTCGGTGACCAGGACGTCGGCGTCGCGCAGCGGGGCGATGGTGCTGAGGCCGGTCACGCCCCACTTGGTGTGGTCGGCCAGCACGATCCGGCGGCGGGCGGCGGCCATCAGGGCGCGGTCGGTCTCGGCCTCCAGCAGGTTCGGGGTCGTGAGGCCCGCGCGGACGCTCATGCCGTGCACGCCCAAGAGCAGCACGTCGACGTTCAGGGAGGCTACGGCGGCGACCGCGATCGGGCCGACCAGCGCGTCGGACGGGGTCCGGGTGCCCCCGGTCAGCACCACGGTCTGGTCCGCGCCGCCCTCGGCGTGGAAGACCTCGGCGACCGACCACGAGTTGGTGACGACCGTCAGGCCGGGCACCCTCACCAGGTGGCGCGCGGCGGCCCACGTGGTCGTGCCCGCCGACAGGGCGACGGCGCTGCCCGGCGGCACCAGCTCCGCCGCCCTGCGCCCGATCCGCTCCTTCTCCGCCCGCAGCACCCCCGACTTGACGGCGAACCCGGGCTCGGCGGCGGCCGAGCCTTCCAGGGCCGTGGCCCCGCCGTGCACCTTGACCAGCCGCTCCTGCTCGGCCAGCAGCTCCAGATCGCGCCGGATCGTCATGTCCGACACCCCGAACCGCTCGGCCAGCTCCACGACCCGCACCGAGCCCTCGCGCCGCACCGCCTCCGCGATCAGTTCCTGCCGCTGTGTCGCCAGCACCGCCACCTCCACCGCGTCCGGCTCGCCTCAGGAAATCAACATTACCGAACATCGCGCCGCCAGGGGCCGGACCCGCCGTCCGAACGGCCCGCATCCGGCGCTCGGCGGACGTGCGCCGGTTCCCGGACAGCCGGACAGCCGGACAGCCGGGCAGCCGGGCAGAGCAGGCGAGCCGGGCGGGCGCGGGCAGGTCAGGCGGGCCGCGGGACGGGCGCCCCGGCGGTCCGAACGGCCCGGTCGAGCCGAGCCAGGCCGGTCGAGCCGAGCCGGGCGAGCCGCGGGGCCGCGGTCAGGACAGGGCGAGGGGAGCGGGCA harbors:
- the galT gene encoding galactose-1-phosphate uridylyltransferase, with translation MGLGGVEVRAEVGGRTVGRLADGRELVYYDDTAGFDRTAVDGRVLERAAAGAEVRRDPLTGEVVLVAAHRQTRTVSAGAADCPLCPSEAGRPSEIPAADYHVAVFENRFPALGGTAGGRCEVVSFSSDHGRSVAELPDERLATIGRAWAERTRALSALPGVEQVFVFENRGARVGATLAHPHGQIYAYPYLPPVHRAVLESARAFRDGHGGCLLCEIVAREAAGPRVVAETDGFVAYVPEAARWPYEVHLAPRTCAPDLAALDETARADLMRLYGEVLRRFAHLFGSGETPYMACWHQAPVRHRADLSHFYAQVFTTRRDVDKWKFLASSESGAGAFLNDVLPETAARRLRDASTDRSPRS
- the galE gene encoding UDP-glucose 4-epimerase GalE, whose translation is MNLLVTGGAGYIGSVVTAQLLAEGHEVVVLDDLSTGHADAVPEGARLVRGSLREAAEAVLAEGGFDAVLHFAAKSLVGESVARPALYWDANLGESLALFEAMRRTGVAKIVFSSTAAAYGDPERTPIPEDAPPRPTSPYGATKLAIDGVLTAYARLHGLGAVSLRYFNVAGAHGRFGERHAVETHLIPNVLAAALGRHEAVRIFGADYPTPDGTCVRDYVHVVDLGRAHLLALDACAPGAHVVYNLGSGGGHSVGEVIDVCREVTGLPIPAVIEERRPGDPAILVASSAAIARDLGWKAERGLNEMVADAWGFARR
- the galK gene encoding galactokinase produces the protein MGVRAAMNQSWHAPGRVNLIGEHTDYNEGLVLPFALTQGVTVTGARRDDGVLEIRSGDLEARVELADLSPGRITGWAAYVAGVAGCLRAAGHPVAGASLRIASDLPQGAGLSSSAALECATALALTGLYGLELDCRELIDLTRRAEHLYAGVPCGVLDQSASLLCRGDHALLLDCRSGETEQIPFLLGDHRILVIDTGAAHDLADSQYAARRIACERAAARLGLASLREVADLGAALAALDDPEEIRRVRHVVTENRRVEKVVRALRAGDVPRVGPLLTASHRSLRDDYEVSWPEADLTVETVLAAGALGARMIGGGFGGSVIALAHRDLIPALGLAVADAYAARGLRPARLLEAVAGPGARALA
- a CDS encoding DeoR/GlpR family DNA-binding transcription regulator — protein: MLATQRQELIAEAVRREGSVRVVELAERFGVSDMTIRRDLELLAEQERLVKVHGGATALEGSAAAEPGFAVKSGVLRAEKERIGRRAAELVPPGSAVALSAGTTTWAAARHLVRVPGLTVVTNSWSVAEVFHAEGGADQTVVLTGGTRTPSDALVGPIAVAAVASLNVDVLLLGVHGMSVRAGLTTPNLLEAETDRALMAAARRRIVLADHTKWGVTGLSTIAPLRDADVLVTDDGLPEEARADLAAHVGELVIV